A part of Maridesulfovibrio hydrothermalis AM13 = DSM 14728 genomic DNA contains:
- a CDS encoding glycine C-acetyltransferase: MQNNLLESLSEQTEGLKADGLYKDERIITSQQQALISVAGGQEVLNFCANNYLGLANNPELIQTAKEALDKYGFGLSSVRFICGTQDVHKQLEEKISEFLKTEDTILYGSCFDANGGLFETILGKEDAVISDQLNHASIIDGVRLCKAQRFRYKNNDMADLEEQLKAASDSRYRLIVTDGVFSMDGIIADLKSICDLADKYDALVMVDDSHAVGFTGKNGRGTHEYCDVLGRVDIITGTLGKALGGASGGYTSGRKEIIEWLRQRSRPYLFSNTLAPVIASTSIAVLDMISSKPELRERLSENTRIFRTRMEEAGFDLVPGNHAIIPVMLGDAVLAQKMAEGLLKEGIYVISFSFPVVPRGQARIRTQMSAGHTPEQVNKAVDAFIKVGRELKIIK, from the coding sequence ATGCAAAATAATTTACTTGAAAGTCTTTCTGAACAGACTGAAGGGCTTAAAGCAGATGGTCTTTACAAAGATGAAAGAATCATAACATCTCAGCAGCAGGCCCTTATCTCTGTTGCCGGAGGTCAGGAAGTCCTGAACTTCTGTGCCAACAATTATCTGGGACTGGCAAATAACCCTGAGCTGATTCAAACAGCCAAAGAAGCACTTGATAAATATGGCTTCGGCCTTTCATCGGTCAGATTCATCTGCGGAACGCAGGATGTCCACAAACAGCTGGAAGAAAAAATAAGCGAATTCCTTAAAACGGAAGATACAATCCTTTACGGCTCCTGTTTCGATGCCAATGGCGGTCTTTTTGAAACAATTCTCGGCAAAGAGGATGCTGTTATCAGCGACCAGCTTAACCACGCTTCTATCATTGATGGTGTTCGGTTATGCAAGGCTCAAAGATTCCGTTACAAAAATAATGATATGGCAGACCTTGAAGAACAGCTCAAGGCTGCCTCTGACAGCCGCTACAGACTTATCGTCACAGACGGCGTATTTTCCATGGACGGTATCATTGCCGACCTTAAATCCATCTGTGACCTTGCGGACAAGTATGACGCTTTAGTCATGGTTGATGATTCGCATGCAGTAGGATTCACCGGTAAAAATGGACGCGGAACACATGAATACTGTGACGTTCTCGGACGGGTGGATATTATTACCGGAACTCTGGGCAAAGCTCTTGGCGGAGCTTCCGGAGGCTATACATCCGGGCGCAAAGAAATCATTGAATGGCTTCGCCAGCGTTCCCGCCCCTATCTTTTTTCCAACACCTTGGCTCCGGTCATTGCCTCAACTTCAATTGCGGTGTTGGACATGATTTCATCAAAACCGGAACTCAGGGAAAGATTAAGTGAGAATACCCGCATCTTCCGCACCCGCATGGAAGAAGCCGGATTTGACCTTGTCCCCGGCAACCACGCCATCATTCCGGTCATGCTTGGTGATGCTGTTCTCGCGCAAAAAATGGCCGAGGGGCTTTTGAAAGAAGGCATTTATGTAATCAGTTTCAGCTTTCCGGTTGTTCCGCGCGGACAGGCCCGGATCAGAACCCAGATGTCAGCCGGCCATACCCCTGAACAGGTTAATAAAGCGGTTGATGCATTCATCAAAGTCGGCCGCGAACTTAAAATCATCAAATAA
- the tdh gene encoding L-threonine 3-dehydrogenase, which produces MKTMKALVKSKPEEGIWLEEVPVPQCGHNDVLIKVKKTAICGTDIHIYNWDKWAQQTIPVPMVVGHEFVGNIESMGSEVTGLALGDRVSAEGHVTCGHCRNCRAGKRHLCRNTIGVGVNRPGCFAEYICVPASNVFKLTDAISDDVASVLDPLGNAAHTALSFDLVGEDVLITGAGPIGMMAVAVARHAGARHIVITDLNDYRLNIAAELGATRTVNVSNEKLDDVMKELNMTEGFDVGLEMSGSPVAFNEMLSKMNHGGNIALLGILPEDTTIDWNMVVFKGLKLKGIYGREMFETWYKMASMLQSNLDITSAITHHYKIDDFQKGFDVMRTGQSGKVILDWT; this is translated from the coding sequence ATGAAGACAATGAAAGCTCTGGTTAAAAGCAAACCAGAAGAAGGCATCTGGCTTGAAGAAGTGCCTGTCCCCCAGTGCGGTCACAACGACGTTCTGATCAAAGTAAAAAAAACCGCCATTTGCGGCACTGATATTCATATATATAACTGGGATAAATGGGCGCAGCAGACTATCCCGGTCCCTATGGTTGTCGGGCACGAATTTGTCGGCAATATTGAAAGTATGGGCAGCGAAGTTACAGGACTGGCTCTTGGAGACCGTGTCTCTGCTGAAGGACACGTAACGTGCGGGCATTGCCGCAACTGCCGGGCGGGCAAGAGACACCTCTGCCGTAACACCATCGGTGTCGGCGTTAACCGTCCGGGCTGTTTTGCTGAGTACATCTGCGTTCCGGCATCCAACGTATTCAAGCTTACTGATGCTATCAGCGATGATGTTGCATCTGTTCTTGATCCTCTGGGTAATGCCGCTCACACAGCGTTATCATTTGATCTGGTAGGCGAAGATGTACTTATTACCGGAGCTGGCCCCATCGGCATGATGGCCGTGGCTGTGGCCCGCCATGCAGGAGCAAGACATATCGTTATAACTGATCTTAATGATTACCGCCTTAATATAGCAGCCGAGCTGGGTGCTACCCGCACTGTCAATGTCAGCAACGAAAAACTCGATGATGTTATGAAAGAACTTAACATGACTGAAGGGTTTGACGTGGGACTTGAAATGTCCGGCAGCCCTGTTGCCTTTAACGAGATGCTCAGCAAAATGAATCACGGCGGCAACATCGCTCTGCTTGGGATTCTTCCCGAAGACACTACCATTGACTGGAATATGGTTGTTTTCAAGGGACTCAAGCTTAAAGGTATTTATGGCCGTGAAATGTTTGAAACGTGGTACAAAATGGCTTCCATGCTTCAATCTAATCTCGACATCACTTCAGCTATCACCCATCACTACAAAATCGATGATTTCCAGAAAGGTTTTGATGTGATGCGCACAGGCCAGTCCGGTAAAGTTATTCTGGACTGGACATAG
- a CDS encoding AsmA family protein, with protein sequence MSKAAKIIISTAVGLVVVVVAVMVLVTVFIDPNDYKEEISKAVRDKTGRELVFDGDLQLSVFPWIGVTTQGVSLSNAPGFAEKNMFSLKSANVSVKLLPLISGDIELRNIEVAELQLFLMRNKKGVTNWDDLTGEPKASKVSKEENTAEKGKKELNLSVGGINIQNAKVVWDDRMKNVRHAVNDCDITVDEFAPDSPFKFNIHVEFSSTEPEINADITTYGQAEVSSDFKQLSVKGLSVVVDATGQAVPGGKGQVKLSGDAVVDMLKGGADVAGLVVEAYGMKAEGSLNASGFESKSLSFSGDINVPGFNLKSTLDQMGMAVKTADSKALNSVGMNFNFAGTSNSAEIKDLLINLDETTIKGFFSFADPERPNIVAQVNVDKLNLDRYLPPAEEKKAENKNAKEVKPEAAKAKQELLPVDLLRKLTLKADLNAKQLIAGKAKLNDVVVRMRAKGGVLTVKPASLNAAKGAFTSRAMVDVRGRKPVMSVAASLTGLDGAVLSQEMTGKDSFSGRMNFNTDLKTSGNDMKAVYANLGGNLGFKVSDGYVSGFDILYLAGDAFSILTGGALGKRDSKRTEFGEVSATATIKKGVAVNKNLLLQSPLLRGAGKGTLDLNTMTIDYGLDTKIVGSLEGQGGKGMKDLVGLTVPVTIKGTVADPEIMVDLPRFATILAGSGFHIAGSVIEGVGDVIQGIGNTITGRKGSKTKTDEKDNSVQKLGGVIKNLF encoded by the coding sequence ATGAGTAAAGCAGCTAAAATTATTATTTCAACGGCGGTGGGGCTGGTTGTCGTGGTTGTTGCCGTTATGGTGCTGGTGACTGTTTTTATTGACCCCAACGATTACAAAGAGGAAATCTCAAAAGCCGTCCGTGATAAAACCGGACGGGAACTTGTTTTTGACGGCGATTTACAGCTTTCTGTTTTTCCGTGGATCGGGGTTACTACTCAGGGGGTGAGCCTTTCCAATGCACCTGGATTTGCGGAAAAAAATATGTTCAGCCTTAAATCTGCAAATGTCAGCGTGAAGCTTCTTCCGCTTATTTCGGGTGATATTGAATTGCGTAATATTGAAGTTGCTGAGCTTCAGTTATTTCTAATGCGTAATAAGAAAGGTGTAACCAACTGGGATGACCTGACAGGAGAACCCAAAGCTTCTAAAGTCTCGAAAGAAGAAAATACAGCTGAAAAAGGCAAGAAGGAACTGAATCTTTCGGTGGGTGGTATTAATATTCAGAATGCAAAAGTTGTCTGGGATGACCGTATGAAAAATGTGCGTCATGCCGTAAATGATTGCGATATCACCGTTGATGAATTTGCTCCGGACAGTCCTTTTAAATTTAATATTCATGTGGAATTTTCTTCAACTGAACCTGAAATCAACGCTGATATCACTACTTATGGACAGGCCGAGGTCTCCAGTGATTTTAAGCAATTATCTGTTAAGGGGCTTAGTGTTGTTGTCGATGCCACGGGGCAAGCTGTTCCCGGTGGTAAAGGGCAGGTCAAGTTGTCCGGTGACGCAGTTGTTGATATGTTGAAAGGTGGTGCTGATGTTGCGGGGCTGGTGGTTGAAGCCTATGGCATGAAGGCTGAGGGTTCCTTGAATGCAAGCGGGTTTGAAAGCAAATCTCTAAGCTTTTCAGGCGATATAAATGTGCCCGGTTTTAATTTGAAAAGCACGTTGGATCAGATGGGCATGGCTGTTAAAACGGCTGACAGTAAAGCTCTTAATTCTGTAGGGATGAACTTTAACTTTGCCGGTACATCTAATTCTGCCGAAATCAAAGATTTGCTGATCAACCTTGATGAAACGACAATCAAGGGTTTTTTCTCCTTTGCTGATCCTGAGCGTCCAAATATTGTGGCACAGGTCAATGTAGATAAGCTGAATCTGGACAGATATCTTCCTCCGGCTGAAGAAAAAAAAGCAGAAAACAAAAATGCCAAAGAGGTGAAACCTGAAGCAGCCAAGGCGAAGCAAGAACTTCTTCCTGTTGATTTGCTGCGTAAGCTGACCTTGAAGGCCGATCTTAACGCAAAGCAGCTTATTGCGGGCAAGGCTAAGCTAAATGATGTTGTGGTCCGGATGCGTGCAAAGGGCGGGGTGCTCACTGTCAAACCTGCTTCTTTGAATGCTGCCAAGGGTGCTTTTACTTCACGTGCGATGGTTGACGTCCGTGGCAGAAAGCCAGTCATGTCTGTTGCTGCCTCACTCACCGGTCTTGATGGTGCGGTGCTCTCGCAGGAAATGACCGGTAAGGACAGCTTTTCAGGCAGGATGAATTTTAATACTGATCTGAAAACCAGTGGTAATGATATGAAGGCCGTCTATGCAAATCTGGGTGGCAATCTCGGCTTCAAGGTGTCTGATGGATATGTTTCAGGCTTTGACATTCTTTATCTTGCCGGTGATGCTTTCTCAATACTGACTGGCGGTGCTTTGGGTAAAAGAGACAGTAAGCGGACTGAGTTCGGCGAAGTTTCTGCTACTGCTACAATCAAAAAGGGTGTTGCAGTGAACAAAAATCTGCTCCTGCAGTCACCTTTGCTGCGTGGCGCCGGTAAGGGGACACTGGATCTTAATACCATGACCATAGATTACGGGCTTGATACCAAGATAGTAGGTTCTCTGGAAGGGCAGGGGGGCAAAGGAATGAAAGACCTTGTCGGGTTGACCGTTCCTGTCACCATTAAAGGCACAGTTGCAGATCCGGAAATTATGGTTGATTTACCTAGATTTGCAACTATTCTGGCTGGATCAGGTTTCCATATCGCGGGCAGCGTAATTGAAGGTGTCGGCGATGTTATTCAGGGGATCGGCAATACCATAACGGGTAGGAAAGGTTCTAAAACAAAAACAGATGAAAAAGATAATTCTGTTCAAAAATTAGGTGGAGTTATTAAGAACTTATTCTAA
- a CDS encoding methyl-accepting chemotaxis protein gives MTQEFHQIELLIGENSKIACTLASWIAKDPVIAKAFAERDRNKLLELLLPKYENLKKDLNLAQFQFHLPPATSFLRLHKPSKFGDDLRNIRPTVVAANTQLTPQAGLDKGVAGMGIRGVVPVLYQNKHIGSVEFGMRVNDKLLKPLTSKYGFDISILVPKGNTFVFQARTHTMPIKQKMIPTIREVYQTGKTQMHRVNKSGKKILTCFFPLRDFSGNVIGVVTIPTNITSQLSNIYWEIIEISAISFFALLASFLFINTVINNLIQRPLNRFLSFFSLLEKGNYSERLDTKHFKCEMKTLATGVNTMTQSVEQALASAEESKEKARNQTTRTKKALEQTKEKENKVRELLNSMYTVSSEAKSITHKIASAAEKMSSNFHSVTSIAENQQTRVTEATTAIEQMKIAISEVTSTTSDSAQSSRQSINTATSGEKVVSGVLEAISQVKDIADDLDSQMDELNTQTGSVGQVIGVINDIADQTNLLALNAAIEAARAGESGRGFAVVADEVRKLAEKTMNATKEVEEKITAIQTAADSNSKMTKQAAESVALATELAQESGTALSVIVQNVKRNTTQAENIAASAEEQATASEQVSGAMIEINSLASEIYSNMQYSVSEISNLVKRVDKLDTLISQLHNEDDIKEDTPSSASFQ, from the coding sequence ATGACACAGGAATTTCATCAAATTGAACTTTTGATCGGTGAAAATTCTAAAATAGCATGTACGCTTGCTTCGTGGATTGCAAAAGACCCTGTTATCGCCAAAGCATTTGCTGAAAGAGATCGAAATAAACTTCTTGAACTTCTTTTACCCAAATATGAAAATTTAAAAAAAGACTTAAACTTAGCTCAATTTCAATTTCATTTACCACCGGCAACCTCTTTTCTTCGCCTGCATAAACCATCTAAATTCGGAGATGATTTAAGAAACATACGTCCAACAGTGGTTGCAGCCAATACACAGCTAACTCCTCAAGCTGGACTCGATAAAGGCGTTGCCGGGATGGGTATTAGGGGGGTTGTTCCTGTCCTCTATCAGAATAAACATATCGGATCTGTTGAATTCGGTATGAGAGTAAATGACAAGCTCCTTAAACCATTAACCAGTAAATATGGATTTGATATCTCCATACTAGTCCCCAAAGGTAATACGTTTGTTTTTCAGGCTAGAACACATACCATGCCTATTAAACAGAAAATGATACCCACAATAAGAGAGGTTTATCAAACAGGGAAAACTCAAATGCACAGGGTGAATAAAAGCGGTAAGAAAATTCTGACGTGCTTTTTCCCTCTTCGTGACTTTAGCGGCAATGTTATTGGCGTAGTAACAATCCCCACAAACATTACTTCTCAATTAAGCAATATCTATTGGGAAATTATTGAAATATCAGCAATAAGTTTTTTTGCACTGCTTGCCTCTTTCTTATTTATCAACACGGTAATAAATAACCTAATACAACGTCCTTTAAATAGATTTTTGTCTTTTTTCTCACTACTGGAAAAAGGAAACTATTCTGAGCGTTTAGACACCAAACATTTTAAATGCGAAATGAAGACCCTTGCCACAGGAGTTAACACAATGACTCAATCTGTGGAACAAGCGTTAGCTTCTGCGGAGGAATCGAAGGAAAAGGCACGGAATCAGACTACCCGTACAAAAAAAGCTCTGGAACAGACAAAGGAAAAAGAAAATAAAGTACGTGAACTGCTCAATTCCATGTATACCGTTTCATCAGAGGCTAAATCAATTACCCATAAGATTGCATCCGCAGCGGAAAAAATGTCTTCTAACTTTCACTCTGTAACATCAATTGCTGAAAATCAACAAACCCGCGTAACTGAAGCTACGACAGCAATAGAGCAGATGAAAATAGCGATATCAGAAGTTACAAGTACTACATCGGACTCTGCCCAAAGCTCACGACAGTCCATAAATACTGCCACCTCAGGTGAAAAAGTTGTTTCCGGGGTACTCGAAGCCATCAGTCAAGTTAAAGATATTGCTGATGATTTAGACTCTCAGATGGATGAACTGAACACTCAAACTGGTTCCGTAGGTCAAGTTATAGGTGTGATTAACGATATTGCTGATCAGACCAACCTGCTTGCCTTAAATGCAGCCATTGAAGCGGCGCGTGCCGGCGAAAGCGGACGTGGCTTTGCAGTCGTTGCTGATGAAGTGCGCAAGCTCGCAGAAAAAACCATGAACGCAACCAAAGAAGTAGAAGAGAAAATAACTGCAATCCAAACAGCAGCGGATAGTAACAGCAAAATGACTAAGCAAGCAGCAGAGTCAGTAGCTTTGGCAACAGAACTTGCTCAGGAATCGGGCACGGCTTTGAGCGTGATAGTACAGAATGTAAAAAGAAATACTACTCAGGCAGAAAATATAGCCGCATCCGCAGAAGAGCAGGCCACAGCTTCCGAGCAAGTATCTGGAGCAATGATCGAAATCAACTCTCTTGCCAGCGAAATTTATAGCAACATGCAGTATTCTGTTTCTGAAATTTCAAATCTAGTCAAAAGAGTCGACAAGCTGGATACCCTTATTAGCCAGTTACACAATGAAGATGACATAAAAGAAGATACTCCCAGCTCTGCGTCATTTCAGTGA
- a CDS encoding MerR family transcriptional regulator: MSGQTEEKIYKIGQAAKLVGLKSYVLRFWEGEFEQLEPIRTPSGQRLYDDGHITLIRRLKTLLHDEGLTIEGARKRLDSYNKESGQALACQTPDSAPEVAEQLSLFNGDRVVADSAEKSILKDIHAELLVLKDLLS; the protein is encoded by the coding sequence ATGAGTGGGCAGACTGAAGAGAAAATATACAAGATAGGACAGGCGGCTAAGCTTGTCGGACTTAAATCCTACGTGTTGCGATTCTGGGAAGGCGAGTTTGAACAACTTGAACCCATCCGTACTCCGTCTGGACAGCGTTTGTATGATGACGGGCATATTACCCTCATCCGGCGGCTTAAAACCCTGCTGCATGATGAAGGGCTTACTATTGAGGGTGCTCGCAAGCGTCTTGATTCATATAACAAGGAGTCGGGTCAAGCTCTAGCGTGTCAAACCCCTGATTCTGCTCCCGAGGTTGCTGAACAGCTATCCCTGTTCAACGGTGACCGCGTTGTTGCTGATTCAGCAGAGAAATCAATATTGAAAGATATTCATGCTGAATTGCTGGTTTTAAAAGATCTGCTCAGCTAG
- a CDS encoding FkbM family methyltransferase, with the protein MDNEVAHKIKAKLAKETEEVIREVESLFDVRDFYFQKTGDWYALKFLPVLGYKPIWKYEPMVRYNLQLKLWESRIGTARFFTSGCPFFEFICELRGYTLPGTISADSVVLDAGPWNGISGMYFSTAARKGKVLFLEPDAESADYIAAEIKRNKFTNTELIQKALYVRDGEIGFQHRAGGASHIIADLGQNVVKTLSLSDLISEYAPEGIDFFKMDIEGVEASIADDLALYINDNPHSWAAIASYHKVNGIKSFVILEKFFSQYPDLVFKTAYPYHETTFVANVNNEEVAANIRKMTSFDVGWKAVQRALKQQVKG; encoded by the coding sequence ATGGACAATGAAGTAGCTCATAAAATCAAGGCAAAACTGGCCAAAGAGACCGAAGAGGTCATACGGGAAGTGGAAAGTCTTTTTGATGTCAGAGATTTTTATTTTCAAAAAACAGGTGATTGGTATGCTTTAAAATTTTTGCCGGTTCTCGGCTACAAGCCGATCTGGAAATATGAGCCTATGGTCCGTTACAACCTTCAGTTAAAGCTCTGGGAAAGCAGGATCGGCACAGCCCGTTTTTTTACCAGCGGGTGTCCTTTTTTTGAATTTATATGTGAACTTCGGGGGTACACGCTGCCCGGAACCATCTCTGCCGATTCTGTTGTGCTTGATGCCGGACCGTGGAATGGTATTTCCGGTATGTATTTCAGCACGGCTGCCCGTAAAGGCAAAGTTCTTTTTCTTGAACCTGATGCGGAAAGTGCTGATTATATTGCTGCGGAGATTAAGAGAAACAAGTTTACCAATACAGAATTGATTCAAAAGGCTCTATATGTCAGGGATGGCGAAATAGGCTTTCAGCACAGAGCCGGCGGGGCAAGTCATATTATCGCAGATTTAGGTCAAAATGTGGTGAAAACACTTTCTTTAAGTGATTTGATTTCAGAATACGCACCGGAAGGAATAGATTTTTTCAAGATGGACATTGAAGGGGTCGAGGCCAGTATTGCCGATGATCTTGCACTTTACATAAATGATAATCCTCATTCATGGGCAGCGATAGCTTCTTATCACAAAGTGAACGGGATAAAGAGCTTTGTTATTCTTGAAAAGTTTTTTTCCCAATATCCAGATTTGGTTTTCAAAACGGCCTATCCGTATCACGAAACCACATTTGTAGCGAACGTGAATAATGAAGAGGTTGCAGCCAATATCAGAAAGATGACCAGTTTTGATGTAGGCTGGAAGGCTGTACAGCGAGCTTTGAAACAGCAGGTCAAAGGATGA
- a CDS encoding DegQ family serine endoprotease, with the protein MKLKRYLGLLTLITVLVLPVSAIAGGLPSFVDLAKKCGPAVVNINTVKMVEVGNPMQDFFKFHGNNRGGINPFEDFFRQFDNRGKGNQPKQKRKTGSLGSGFIISADGYIVTNNHVVASADEIKVKLQNDGHAYPAKLIGLDKETDLAVLKIDVGKELPFLTFANSEKAEVGEWVLAIGNPFGLGHTVTKGIISAKGRIIGAGPFDNFIQTDASINPGNSGGPLIDMNGHVVGINTAIIASGQGIGFAIPSNMAKNVIDQLKTDHKVSRGWLGVTIQDADEKTTQALGLTEKTGALVNSVNTGDPAHKGGMKVGDVILKVNGEKIDDTNDLLRTVAALPPGKKVAIDVWRQGKIKRLSITLGDRNGKTAVAQAEKMSPKSAEENVDKLGMVVRKIDRDAEADSLGLEKPEGLLVIEVTQGSPAEEAAIAVGDVILEANQHKVNSLAALKKILNTEGKKRGLIMLLLKRQGKNIFRTIELKDK; encoded by the coding sequence ATGAAATTGAAACGCTATTTAGGCTTACTGACTCTCATCACCGTACTCGTTTTGCCCGTATCCGCCATAGCAGGCGGACTGCCATCCTTTGTTGATCTGGCAAAAAAATGCGGCCCGGCGGTTGTTAACATCAATACTGTGAAAATGGTTGAAGTGGGAAATCCCATGCAAGACTTTTTCAAGTTTCATGGCAACAATCGCGGGGGCATCAATCCATTCGAGGATTTTTTTAGACAGTTCGACAACAGAGGCAAAGGCAATCAGCCCAAACAGAAACGTAAAACAGGCTCACTCGGGTCCGGCTTTATTATTTCTGCTGACGGATACATTGTTACCAATAACCACGTTGTTGCTTCCGCAGATGAAATTAAAGTCAAACTTCAAAATGACGGACATGCCTATCCCGCCAAACTGATTGGACTGGACAAGGAAACAGACCTCGCCGTTCTAAAAATAGATGTAGGCAAAGAACTGCCGTTTCTTACTTTTGCCAATTCTGAAAAAGCAGAAGTAGGTGAATGGGTCCTTGCTATCGGTAACCCCTTTGGACTCGGACATACCGTGACCAAAGGTATCATCAGTGCCAAGGGCCGCATTATCGGCGCAGGTCCGTTTGACAACTTCATCCAGACTGATGCCAGCATCAACCCCGGAAACAGCGGCGGCCCGCTCATTGATATGAACGGCCATGTTGTCGGAATCAACACCGCTATCATCGCAAGCGGTCAGGGGATCGGCTTTGCCATCCCCAGTAATATGGCCAAAAACGTCATCGACCAGCTTAAAACCGACCACAAAGTCAGTCGCGGATGGCTGGGCGTTACCATTCAGGATGCGGATGAAAAAACCACACAGGCTCTAGGACTGACCGAAAAAACCGGAGCTTTAGTCAATTCCGTCAATACCGGTGATCCGGCTCACAAGGGCGGCATGAAAGTCGGTGACGTAATTCTTAAAGTCAACGGCGAAAAAATCGACGATACCAATGACCTGCTGCGCACCGTTGCCGCACTGCCTCCGGGCAAAAAAGTTGCCATCGATGTCTGGCGTCAAGGTAAAATCAAAAGATTGAGCATCACCCTTGGTGACCGCAACGGAAAAACTGCTGTAGCTCAAGCTGAAAAGATGTCACCTAAATCTGCAGAAGAAAATGTCGACAAGCTCGGTATGGTCGTGCGTAAAATTGACCGTGACGCTGAAGCCGACTCTCTGGGACTTGAAAAGCCCGAAGGACTGCTGGTTATCGAAGTGACTCAAGGTTCTCCGGCTGAAGAAGCGGCCATAGCTGTAGGCGACGTGATTCTCGAAGCCAATCAGCATAAGGTCAACTCACTCGCAGCTCTCAAAAAGATCCTTAACACTGAAGGCAAAAAACGCGGACTGATAATGCTGCTCCTGAAACGTCAGGGCAAAAACATCTTCCGCACCATTGAGCTTAAAGACAAGTAA
- the ispE gene encoding 4-(cytidine 5'-diphospho)-2-C-methyl-D-erythritol kinase — MKNSATILTAPAKVNLYLKIVKKRDDGYHELDTLFHPFPALADTLEVTEKTDGCTIHCTDFNLPVEENIIYKAWDKYAQATGFRPGLHIELIKKTPTGAGLGGGSSDAASMLRYLNSHPDSPGMEHGRLNALAAGLGADVPFFLQSGPAWAKGIGEILTPCEVDLSGLTALLACPDVHVNTAWAYKEWSRQKGSNFLQENDSFCLTTSASGNNKSASKTRVTLFNDFEQVVLPEFSQIRKTKEYLLENGACGAVMSGSGASVISFFRDKSTAEKIANDLKSSKVDSVIHTF; from the coding sequence ATGAAGAACAGCGCGACCATTCTTACCGCTCCTGCAAAGGTGAATCTCTACCTCAAAATCGTGAAAAAAAGAGACGACGGCTATCATGAGCTGGACACCCTCTTTCATCCATTTCCTGCTCTGGCCGACACGCTTGAAGTTACGGAAAAAACAGATGGATGTACTATTCACTGTACCGATTTCAACCTTCCCGTCGAAGAGAACATTATATATAAAGCCTGGGACAAATACGCACAGGCAACCGGATTTCGCCCGGGACTGCACATTGAGCTTATAAAAAAAACGCCCACCGGCGCAGGACTTGGCGGCGGCAGCTCTGATGCAGCTTCCATGCTGCGTTATTTAAACTCCCATCCGGACAGTCCCGGCATGGAACACGGCAGACTTAATGCTCTGGCAGCAGGGCTTGGCGCGGATGTACCCTTCTTTTTGCAAAGCGGTCCGGCATGGGCCAAAGGGATAGGTGAAATTCTTACACCTTGTGAGGTTGACTTATCCGGCCTAACCGCCTTATTAGCCTGCCCGGACGTGCACGTTAATACCGCGTGGGCATATAAAGAGTGGAGCAGACAGAAAGGTTCTAACTTTTTGCAAGAAAATGATTCCTTTTGCTTGACAACTTCAGCCAGTGGTAATAACAAATCGGCCTCGAAAACGAGGGTAACTCTGTTCAATGATTTCGAACAAGTTGTCCTACCTGAATTTTCCCAAATAAGGAAAACTAAGGAATATCTGTTGGAGAACGGAGCCTGCGGAGCTGTAATGAGCGGAAGCGGGGCAAGCGTGATCTCATTTTTCAGAGACAAAAGTACTGCTGAAAAGATTGCAAACGATTTGAAATCTAGTAAAGTCGACTCTGTAATTCATACATTTTAA